AAAACATCGCGATGGTGAGTTTCATAATGTTTTATATGAAAGGCttagtttatttttatgcagCACTTATAGGGACAATTTTAAAAGGATGCGCATTACAGTGGGCGTATAGTTCATTCATCGGGATACATAACATTTGAATGCGTGGAGTGATACGCATTGTGGAATGCAGTAGTTGCTTTTATAGTCTGTAATTGCATTTGAAAATACATTAACGTAAGGTCCTCTGGTCATACATTGTGTTATGTTATATATTGTAATGCAACAACTTGAAAAGTCCGTACATTATTGGGGCTCGTAAGCACGGCAGCTGTAAATATGACGCATTATGTTATTGCACGCGTTCATGTGTGCTTGTTCTGATATGGAAATCATTCAGCAAGGACAGTCTAATTACACGAATTTATTATTCGTATAAAGAGACACTTTTATGGCCGGTGGGAAGGGACTGCGCCACCTCCATCGCTTAAAGTGTCATGTTTGCGGCTGTTTTCTCGTCTAGCGTTAACAGGAGTACATCATGTACCGTATGACAACCAAGTTTTAAATACAAGCCTCCACATACACAATTATTGATGTAATGGTAATATAGACCTTGAGACCCTCCCACCATTACTGAATATTTGGTGACATccttgtttaaatgtattttcttgtctCCTTCGCAGGCTGACCAGCTGACAGAGGAGCAGATTGCCGGTAAGACTTTCTTCTAGCCCTCCTGTTCATTGGCACGTGGCCGGTGGTGTGGATTCCTGCGGTTTTCCCCCTGTTCTCCGCCCCCTCTCTCTCTTGTGGATTTATATTATTTCCATTTATGGCAAGCAGTGAGAAAGGGTTGGGACGCTTTCCCTAAATGAATGGATCGGTTGTTGTGAGGAAAAGCAAGCAAAACCAGGCTGTAAGCCTATGTGAATGAGGAATTTGTGGGTCTATGTGTAGTTTTAAAGTGAACACACCCTTCCCTGTTGGAGGGAGGCAGTAACTGCAGGCAGAGGAACAAGGGCGTGCCCCCCTTTGGACTTAACATCTCACCATCGTTGACTCGAAGCTGGTCATCATTAGCAGTCTGAGTCATTTATGATCAGATATATAAAGGATTGTAATACCTGGTACTCcttaaacaaacacatttctGTTGGATGACTAAAATGAAAAGCAGTACCATACGTGTGccttttttttgtagttttctaACTAATCCCTTAAAACTGTGCAGGAGTGCACAATAAAGTTATTATTTATCTCTGGTGTTTCATACGAATTCGTAAGATTCCTCTGAGATGAAATCTCCTCTAATATGTTTAATCGTGGTTGTGTGTTTTACAGTAAAGAGCCTCAAACAAAACGACTGTGAAACCGTATAGGTCATTATGGTCTGTATCCATAGTGACGGTGAGGTCACGGCGGTGTATCCATCGAGTCACTAAAGTGTGTTTCCCTGGCGATCGTTTGAGGTCAGAGCTATGAAGTCTAGAATCTGTATCAGCTCAATAGGGTCACGGCAGTGGATCTCTTCATGGCTCAATAGGTTCTCCATAGAAACCAAGTGAGGTCACAGGGCGGGATCTCCATAGAAACGGTGTCTCGGAGTTGATGGTTTGCATACGAGTAGTGTAAGGTTTCACTCGTACACTGGGGAAAAGTCAGTGTAGCAGTAAGAAACGTTTTTGCATAAAAATGAGGTCATGTTTATTCGTTAGTTTTTTTGTGGTATATTTTCCACTCATCCTTTGTTCAACTTTGCTGTTATTATCAATGATTTTGTGTGTTGGGAGGAGTCTCGTGCATTTAAAGTCAACATAAAAGCCATTCAGAACCCATTGTACTTCTGTAATGTGGTGTATTGATTTTATTGAACTGGATTAATAATTGACTGGAATCATAAAAAATGGCATTGCATTCCAAAATAAAAGCATGTGGTTTGATAGGAGAGTACAGGGTAGTTATCAGCCAGAGAGAAAGGTGGTTTTAAGGGCAGTGAAAGTTGttacattttgttaaaagtttATAATCATCTGTTAATTGGTAATTACTTGCagtttacattaataaaagctgAGCACATTTTGAAAACTCTACGTTCGAATATAATATGTGACATGTATAGTGCACTCTTACAatggctgggttgtttttaacccatggtgggtaaatattggacagaacacatactgggttaaaaatgacccaaagtTGGGTTGGTGTTTtgcaaccatgggttataataacccagcattgggtcaattttaacacagcggtgtgttctgtccaatatttacccgaCATGgcttaaaaacaacccagccatTCTTAGAGCGTGCATACCTGTTTTAACATTAAACAATATACGAGTATGCATTTGAATGACTGCTGTTTAGTATATTTGGGAATCCTTCTTTGAAAGTTGCCCCACtggtttgtctgtgtgtttgtggtgCATGCTTGTTTATTTTTGGGAGAATCTATTAACGCAACGTCCTGTTTCGTTTGTTGCTCTTCGCAGAATTCAAAGAGGCATTTTCACTCTTTGACAAGGATGGTGATGGCACCATTACCACCAAAGAGTTGGGGACCGTCATGCGCTCCCTCGGGCAGAATCCAACGGAGGCCGAACTGCAGGACATGATCAACGAGGTGGACGCTGATGGTAAGTGCATGCCTATATCCACAAAGTGAATAGAAAAAGGTGAAATAGTCCTATAACACTCTTTCTCTGCAGGCAATGGGACGATAGACTTTCCAGAGTTTCTTACCATGATGGCAAGAAAGATGAAAGACACCGACAGCGAGGAAGAGATCAGAGAAGCATTCCGTGTCTTTGATAAGGTAAAGTTGTGACAAACTGTTTCTCACTAGACATATGTCCTGTGTAGTGTCTGACCTGGGACATCTTGCGTTTTAGGACGGGAACGGCTACATTAGTGCAGCTGAATTGCGTCACGTCATGACAAACCTCGGAGAGAAGTTGACCGACGAAGAAGTCGATGAGATGATCAGAGAAGCAGATATCGATGGAGATGGACAGGTTAACTACGAAGGTAAGCCCATTGTTGTTGTGTCATGCTGCTGATTTGAGGAACTTAATCTCAGTAATGTTTGGACCGTGTTTAGCACAGCTCAAGATTTCGCTGAAATCAAAAATGTTGCGGATAGCACCATCACAACCAGTCAGAACATATTAAATATAGTTATGTTGTGTTGGATTTGGGCTAGAGATTTtactgtgggcggggctacccATTGTAACCAATGAAAACATGATGATTGTATTACAATACAAATGGGTGGAGTGAggtttttttctaacagtgatTTTGCATCATTCCAGAAATAATATGCATGCAttgattaaattaaatgtacTAATACGTTTTCTGTCTCTACAGAATTTGTACAAATGATGACGGCGAAATGAAGGCCTTGTACAGATCCCTTGTACTCTCTCTCTTCTATAAATAATTTGCCTTTTTTCTGTTTAATTTATCTGTAAAACATTAAGTCCCCTCCCCTTTCTCCTCCCGGCTGTCCAAAGGAACTGCATGTAAACTGCATAGGATCTTCAGTCCTCATGTCCCTTTCTTTTGCTGTCATCGTGTTTTCGGGGTGACGATGCGGTTACACGATCAGGTGCTTGTTGCCGCGAAGAGGGGCCTGTGGCGTGCAAAAACTTACACGTCACGTCTGTCTGACCCCCTCATGCGTAGCAAGAGTGGATCCCTGCCAGCTGGTTGTCTATTGGCAGCGATGTTGGCATGGCAACAATGTAGAGTAGTAACTCTGCATGGACTATGGACTaagtatattatatatatatatacatttatatatatatatgaaatttcTCAGCATTGCactactgcaaaaaaaaaaaaagaaagacacgGGTGTATCTTCAAGATACTCGTACATAAACTCTTTTTGTATCTGCTGTTCTATACCAAGAACTTGTTTGAATCTTACAATGCTTTAATGTTCTATTCACTTAATCTAAGGtagttttctttttactttttttaaaacgccACTTAATGGCATTGTCATGCCTCAGATAGTCCATTCCAAGATGTATATTTGTTTTCCAATAAAATTTACTATTTACCCATACTgaaaagtttttgtttgcaaAGTATCTTTCAGCCCTTGATAATTGTAAAAAAGCTCTGATGTTATTCATTATCCATCCCAGAGCTGGTTTGCAGCCACTATCATTAATTTTGTTAACCAAAATGTTTACAATATTTATTGTAATGGTTGAAATGATTCCTTTGTAAATCACTATACAATGCATCAGCTGGTCAAATTACTCTGTGTGTTCACAGGATAGGATGGGGTACGCCTCCATGTCTATAAAGCTCATTAAAGTACTATTGAACGACCACTACTGTAAATGTCATCTTTTTCTGCAATATTATGCCATATAATCTTTTCAGGCTACACAGAGGATCTCACTAGCCAAGAGATCGAAGGTTGTGTTCAGAATTAATTTATATTGTGCTCACTTTATATTGAATTTAAAGTGACAACACGTTTATTGAGAGCTTTATACTATCAGATTCAAAAGAATGAAGCTTAAGATGGTTATTCACAGCAATACATATCAGTTTTCAAGTCCAGCAGGTTTAACCAACAATAAACACTGAGCTCTTCAGATACTTGTGAATCATGTAGCCCAGCAACAGAGGAAAAGATTTAGCCCTAAACTCCCAAAGAGCTGCTGCTACTGTGTTTGATGtcttattatatattattaatttaaacTGACATAACCTGTCGGTTTATTACACAATATTACTGATTTTATATTGTTTCAGCCAGAGttgtatagtacttaagtatttttactttctacataaaagtacattttcaattattcgtattttattagtgtttttctttggaaaacatacattccaaaacatattatcataatttttactccactacatttcataatttcaagtttttggtttatatttaatttttaagtacattaaacatctagtaatttttttacttaagtaataatttttttcgtacttttactcaagaaagtaaaagtaaacaatttttatgtaattaggcattaaatcaattttaatattcaatatataatgaatacacagtatatgattctatgctttagaatgtagtgaacattttttagtaaagaaaagtaatttttttcccaagacaaacactctgataaagcacagatgcttggaaaatgtaactaaaatacttatGTATTATACACCTCTGGTTTCAGCATCCTTCAAAGcttacaaaacttttaatttcAGTTGTTTAAAGTCAGTAAATGAAACCGAAATAGTATATAGTACAAAGGATCTGTCAAAATCAGAAGATTATATTTCAAAGTTTTTAAAGGAGAAACACGAGAAGCAGGGGAATTAACCAAATATCTCCATTTAATATCTATATAGAAACCATTGAGAtgtactgaaaaaaaaagattcattgaatttaataaaaaaatttaaggtaagtggttgcaatcaatttatttaagctacatttaaacaaaagttttatattttattttactttactgatcttttttgtttaaatgtagcttaaataaattgattgcaaccactaaccttaaaaatttattaaattcaatgaataatttttttcagtgtatcttgtgatttttttatttcgtAATAAGATAGCACATATAACCGAAATAGTATATAGTACAAAGGATCTGTCAAAATCAGAAGATTATATTTCAAAGTTGTTTTTAAAGGAGAAACACGAGAAGCAGGGGAATTAACCAAATATCTCCATTTAATATCTATATAGATGTACTGAAGAAaaagattcattgaatttaataaaaaaatttggggtgggtggttgcaatcagtttgtttaagctacatttaaacaaaagttttatattttattttactttactaatcttttttaaatgtagcttaaataaattgattgcagccacttaccttaaaaatgtattaaattcaatgaatcatttttcagtgattttttttatttcgtAATAAGATATATAGCACATATGTAGTGTACATGTATTGTAGACTCATATGGTGCTTAGTATATGCTATATATATGGTTCTTCATAAGTGCTATAGCACTAAAAAACAGTCCCCCCATAAAATTATTGCTTTAAAAGCTATTTAGCACCAATTGTTAGAGGGTACTTTACAATGTGAAGCTAAATCTTGTAAAACTAGCATTTAAAAGAGCAAATAAGAGATGACAAACACATGTATCCAGGGCTCTGGATTAATAGTTAAATAGTGTTTGTGCCTAAGCAACGCTTGCTGTCGTCGAGGTGTCTGTTACAAAGTCAAACAGCGGCGAAAAGCACAACTATGACCACAGGAAGAGAGAAAACATTACCTAAAGTAAAGGCTATAGAAAGGGtaagtttttccacatttactGCTATAGCCAGCCTGTATGGTAAAATTGGCCTATATCGGCGAAAGCTACATGTGACaataaggttatttaatatgCATGCACAAtaaaatttttgtgttacattttAAGTCAACTATGTTACTATTAACACCACTTGTCCATTTTAAGGATTCATTTACAAATTGATACACAAAAGCATAATTAATGCATGAGATCAACACTTGAAGATTTCCAAGAATATGTAAAAGTTTTGTCAAGGCATgcagtaaataattttttgcagaaACATGACAAAGAGGTATACACTGACAGAAGTGGCTGGTGGAGAAACACTATTAAGGTATGAGATCTATTTACATTAAATGTGATGGAAAAAGTGCATCATCGTGTATAGCAAACAAAATATTGGTATAATGAAAAGTATCTGTCTACCATTAGAACTCTCCCATTCCTGGCAGTTACCACATCCGAGACTTCATTGAGGAAATGGGTCTCAACCCTGTGGCCAAAACGTATGGCTTCAAAAGCACTGAACGGGGCAAGCTAATGATGTTTGTACGTAAAGGGGACGTGTTATTGCCTGGAGCCTATAACTTCACTGACTCCACCAATGAGGCTCTCCGGCGCCAGGCAACTTACTCTTTCAAAAACTGCCCAAGATCTGATAACTACACTTTAGGGATCAGGGATAAGGTGAGTCTGTGCAATATGTCAGCCCATATAAGCTTAAAGAATCACCAAATGGTAAATTGTGGCCCCCAAAACCATTCCTGACCTCCAAAAGCACCAATGTTTTGAAAAAATATGGTGCCTCCCCATTGGTGGTAGCCATTTGTAATGcctcaaataaataaacattcacTATGTACCCAGGCACTAAATAGGCtgtgtcccaaatggcacacatCATGTGACTAATGGACTTACAATGCCCACCATGTGTGCGTGTCCAATAAGTCTACAAGACCGTAGGGTGTTTGTCATTTTAGGTTTGAGAAGGGTGCTCATGGGCGCCCCCTTTTCACTCGATATACGCGCTTGATGTGCATTTCTCCTCTGCCCACACTTATGCGAGCTTTGCATCACACTTCTTCCCAAAAGTGCTGATTTGAAAGTGTTTTCGGAGTGTTTAGGGTATCATTTGGGATAGGGCTTTGAGGTCTTAATGTGCATGGACTCATGTGACTCATTTGACCAAGAGATCCAATTGTCcctatatttaaaacatttggccaACGAAACCACAGGTTTCTAGATCATTGTTTAAACTTATTGTTTTCATCCAGGATATTCGCCTGTCACCTGGTCATTATAATGTTACAGAGAAGCCTGTCACCAAATCACACTGCAAGTAAGTGTTCGATCTCAACACACAGCACACTTTCACACACTTCATCAGAGAACATCACACACTACAGACTGTGATGATATATCACAGCATCACTTCACAACTTCAAAGAATAGCTCTGTGCTGGACAAAACATCAAactaatgcatttattttaaattacgaTTGCACAaacatattaataaatatacttttttgaCATAAAGGTCTTAGAGCACTTTCTGATTGTTAAATGTTACTGttaaggctgtcaaaagattaatcacatacaaaataaatgtagacAGATGTGTATACATTTGAAAACAATATGTACCACTAAGGGACTCTTTTGGCGCataggtgtactttttgaaaaaacactttttttctgacagtgtatacactaaaaaaaatgttcacacccagcgttgggtcaaaaagggccATACCCAGATCGCTGGGTTGTAAATGAATCTATGCTGAGATTTTTAAACCCATTGTTTAAACCCAAATTTAaacattaaggggcggtttcccggaccagcattagcttaatccaggactaggccttagtttcatttaataaatataactagttttaataaacatgccttactaaaaacattacctgtgtgcattttgaggtaaaaccaagggcactgatgtattttaagatatgtcagtgcaagttgttatcagtttggagagctcttaaaagtgtttaagtctaggactagtctaatccctgtccgggaaacccccctatctgggttaatttaacccaatagCTGGGATCGTGAAAATTAGCCagtgttttttagagtgtaattaTCTGGTAAACTACACCTGGGATTACAGTATGTACTGTAGCTCAGCTGGTAAAAACAACCTACGATGCCAAGGTCATgagttttatacttttataggggcagtttcccggacagagtttagattaagccagaaCTAGTACTTAGTTcatttaggacatttaagtcatAAAAATATACAGTTTACAAACATGCAAATAagcattactggtgtgcatcatGAGACCAAACAATAGCCCTGATGCTGTATATTTTGTGAGATAGTATGTGAGAGCAAACTATTTTCAAATAAGacaactcaaacatgcattttagtcttggactgcTTAAGCTCTGTAAACTACCCAAATATGTGCTTCAAGACACATTTGCTAATGCATACATTAAAAATGATGTGACGTTACAACCAATAGTTTAGTCAAATATAGACAAACCCAACCTTTGGGTTAAATTTACCATGAAAATATATTATCCTCCAAATTTCTGTTCTTTCTctgtttattaatgtaaagctgctttggaacaattgagcaattgtgaaaagcgctataaaaataaaattttattgatgcaactctaaaaaaaaaagtaaaaaaagatggatgccTTCTATTGTCAGAAACTGACTGTAAAATGTACGACGATGGGCGCTGACATGTTActtaaaaacgtcagtttggagagcATGTGCTGAAGGAATCATCTGTGGAGACCGAATGGGgagccatagatatgtacacttaTGCTGCCTTCACGTGCTATGGGAAAGATGATATTTTCCATTTGTGAACTGGTATTTACCAGCGTGTCGTGTTCAAGTGCATTTTCCATTTGTGAACTAGAATTTACCAGTTTGCTGGGCAAGTGCATTTTCCAATCTGTGAACTGGTATTTACCATTGCTTTTGTTGTCATTCAACCATTCACGACGTTGCTGCTGCTCTCCGCCATTTTAAAAAGGTCAAAGGTAATCTCATCTCGGCAACTCGGGCATCaaaatattttacgagttgcCCATTGGAAAATACCACATGAGGGGTGTTCATGTGCATTTTCCAGGTGGGTTTTGGTATTTAACGTTACCATAATCACGATAGCACGTGAAGGCAGcatagatgtcgccttggctatacggtttcattggaagcacgtgatacacgtctggatccgaccTTACTTCCGGcttcgtttttttaatgctctgaCTATTTGccaaactgatctcttgaacaaatgcctcgtcgaaaataacaaatttttaggtttcctatgtaatctatgtgttgtttttttgcttgttatataaataaactacgtttaaagaactttgttgttatttattcttagcggagtttaccggaagctacgtgcagccgcttgtttatgttgttgctgctgaaacagcagttcattggaccgaatgcgtcaaacagagccgccatcttgaaacaggggaacccagcaccagcgtcattgtaggcaatggtgtaacggaagAATAAaacaccataaatcgtcatgaatgcgattttcttggggtttttttgtttgtttcaacagtcaaacatgtatttagcattgagtccaggaaaaaaattaagttttgatattttgaaaatCGACTTTTTCTAACCATAGAAAGGCCTAACATCCTAacatgaaaagttgcctgtttccacttttctgtctttaaacgctcgttttttggggtcgacaggttataaaaacttatttacagattaaacttaaaaacagaataataccttaaagctgctgtgtgacaaggtgtgcatctaacacgccaaaaaaataaataaatacgtttttataagctgtcgactttaaaaaacgagcgtttagacacagaaatggatacaggcaacttttcatagtactcctattagtaaaactgcgtccaatagggggaaacgtagtcggcgatccactttattctccttaaagactgggttttacggctcgacagcttataaaaacttatttctgggttctttggcttgttagctgtacatattgtcacaaagcagcttttaggcattattcagttttttgttataagccagaaatgacaaggaggcggcctcttgcaatacaaagtcaatggagaccgttggattgctttcccccccggtgggcgtggttttcaggttatgacgcgctgcgctctgtctctatgttgatatttgaaatcacctaaacaaacacgcccctaccccaatagaatcgggaccttctgttgatagacccgccccacacatacgcaacccggcatttgatttgatttgattggctataagtgtgttttggtagttggcccgtctgcttttccaaaccgtttttcaaacattgtggactccgcctttaatttatTGCCTAAACATGATATGGCCAGTGAAAATATCAACAGAGCAATGTGAACTTCCAGCTCGACTATACCTGCATTACATTTCTTATTGTTGAGCTCTCCAGTGCTTAACCTCCATGTTGACTGTATGCTCTTATGCTATTACCTTCACTTCTTTAACATCACTTATCTCTTATTGCAGACACGTGATGTTTCGTTCAGCGGTCCAGAGGGTCACTTTTCACCCTGTGAGTGTCCTCTTTCAACATAAAAACCTCTTCTGGACTTTGTGTGTACATAACAGCAGCTTTCGCTAAT
This Misgurnus anguillicaudatus chromosome 11, ASM2758022v2, whole genome shotgun sequence DNA region includes the following protein-coding sequences:
- the stpg4 gene encoding protein STPG4 translates to MRSTLEDFQEYVKVLSRHAVNNFLQKHDKEVYTDRSGWWRNTIKNSPIPGSYHIRDFIEEMGLNPVAKTYGFKSTERGKLMMFVRKGDVLLPGAYNFTDSTNEALRRQATYSFKNCPRSDNYTLGIRDKDIRLSPGHYNVTEKPVTKSHCKHVMFRSAVQRVTFHPKDGPAPGDYDPRPNSGIAVTSCFRSTVPRLNSVHTGTPGPGVYDLTWPKGQRLRAGVNVGWAHDLLYRNIPLNLPLQ
- the calm2a gene encoding calmodulin 2a (phosphorylase kinase, delta), with translation MADQLTEEQIAEFKEAFSLFDKDGDGTITTKELGTVMRSLGQNPTEAELQDMINEVDADGNGTIDFPEFLTMMARKMKDTDSEEEIREAFRVFDKDGNGYISAAELRHVMTNLGEKLTDEEVDEMIREADIDGDGQVNYEEFVQMMTAK